A region of Bacillus rossius redtenbacheri isolate Brsri chromosome 2, Brsri_v3, whole genome shotgun sequence DNA encodes the following proteins:
- the LOC134529082 gene encoding plasma membrane ascorbate-dependent reductase CYBRD1: MDTSERNLDGLMLAFSASEVLGALAVTMVTVWVGHYRGGFAWSSDPGIEFNWHPVLMTTAMIFLYGNSIMVYRAFRNSRKRRLKLIHMALHLVAFILTVVALQAAFDSHNLKTPPTPNLYTLHSWLGLMAVIMYAAQWVSGFIAFLFPGIQTNLRASLLPIHTFFGLMGFVCAVAAALMGLTEKANFAVVNYQDLPAEGIFINCIGVVMVGFATLVMYIVTEQRFKRLPRPEDEILLTGGSE, from the exons ATGGATACATCAGAGAGGAACTTGGATGGCTTAATGCTTGCATTTTCGGCTTCAGAAGTCCTTGGAGCTCTTGCAGTAACTATGGTAACTGTGTGGGTTGGCCATTACCGTGGAGGTTTTGCTTGGTCGTCAGACCCTGGTATAGAGTTCAACTGGCACCCAGTTCTTATGACAACTGCAATGATATTTCTGTATGGAAACT ctattATGGTGTACAGAGCATTCCGTAACAGCAGAAAACGTCGTCTGAAACTGATTCACATGGCTCTACATCTTGTGGCATTTATATTAACAGTGGTTGCTTTGCAAGCTGCCTTTGATTCACACAACCTGAAAACACCTCCAACGCCAAACCTTTACACCTTACACAGTTGGCTTGGATTAATGGCTGTCATCATGTATGCTGCTCAG tGGGTGTCTGGATTTATTGCCTTCTTGTTCCCTGGCATTCAGACAAATTTACGAGCTTCATTACTGCCAATCCATACATTTTTTGGACTTATGGGATTTGTATGCGCTGTAGCAGCAGCGCTTATGGGTTTGACTGAAAAAGCCAACTTTGCTGT GGTTAATTATCAAGATTTGCCTGCAGAAGGGATTTTTATCAACTGCATAGGCGTAGTAATGGTTGGATTCGCTACTTTGGTCATGTACATTGTGACAGAGCagcgtttcaaacgtttaccacGACCTGAAGATGAAATATTGCTGACAGGCGGCTCTGAATAG